Proteins co-encoded in one Granulicella cerasi genomic window:
- a CDS encoding alkaline phosphatase family protein, with protein MAMVIAVALPTCANAQQLEVIQTSNRANSADAKQQPYVVLVSLDGFRFDYARRFHAKHLLWMASHGASTREGMIPSFPSLTFPNHYTLVTGLYPEHHGIVQNGFYDPVRNETYDAGDPKTSRDGSWYGGVPLWVLAARQGMRSACMFWPGSEAEIDGYRPTYYLNYDEHISNRARVMQVMSWLALREDLRPHFITLYFSDADEVGHKYGVDSPELKTAVRRLDSDVSLLLEKVRKTHLPVDILVVSDHGMVDYRGNLVNLATFGQEAGAVKRVGLFLYPGSDAEATLLYNELSGKSPFFDVYRRAAVPNYLHFNSNARSGDPVLVAKGPYRISRAPLGAETKPSALGNHGYDPRQVPEMKASFFAVGPGIAHLDLPSFENVDIYPFVARLLHLDEGRTMPEIDGSLRILGRALRK; from the coding sequence GTGGCGATGGTCATTGCCGTGGCTCTTCCAACTTGCGCCAACGCACAGCAGTTGGAAGTCATTCAGACATCGAATCGTGCGAACAGTGCTGATGCCAAACAACAGCCATACGTGGTGTTGGTGTCCCTTGACGGATTCCGCTTCGATTACGCACGCCGATTTCATGCAAAGCATCTGCTCTGGATGGCATCGCATGGTGCTTCGACGCGAGAGGGTATGATTCCCTCGTTCCCCTCATTGACGTTCCCGAATCACTACACCCTTGTAACCGGCCTCTATCCTGAGCATCACGGGATCGTACAAAATGGCTTTTACGATCCAGTCCGAAATGAGACATACGACGCTGGCGATCCGAAGACTTCACGCGACGGTTCTTGGTACGGTGGGGTTCCGCTATGGGTATTGGCCGCTCGTCAAGGCATGCGATCCGCCTGTATGTTCTGGCCTGGTTCCGAAGCAGAGATCGACGGCTACCGTCCTACGTACTACTTGAACTATGACGAACACATTTCTAACCGAGCCAGGGTGATGCAAGTCATGTCGTGGCTCGCTTTGAGGGAAGATCTGCGTCCTCATTTCATCACGCTCTATTTCTCCGACGCCGATGAAGTCGGACACAAATACGGCGTGGATAGCCCAGAACTAAAGACGGCAGTTCGACGGCTGGATAGTGATGTCTCTCTTCTCCTGGAGAAGGTGCGTAAGACACATCTTCCCGTTGACATTCTGGTGGTGTCCGACCATGGCATGGTCGACTATCGTGGCAACCTCGTCAATCTGGCAACATTCGGACAAGAAGCTGGGGCCGTCAAGCGCGTCGGATTGTTCCTGTATCCAGGGAGTGATGCCGAAGCCACATTGCTCTACAACGAGCTTTCTGGCAAGAGTCCGTTTTTTGATGTGTATCGCCGGGCGGCGGTACCAAACTACTTGCACTTCAACAGCAACGCGCGCTCGGGCGACCCAGTTCTGGTCGCTAAGGGACCGTATCGGATCAGTCGAGCACCACTTGGAGCCGAAACTAAGCCTTCAGCTCTAGGAAACCACGGTTATGATCCGCGACAGGTTCCAGAGATGAAGGCGAGTTTCTTTGCCGTTGGGCCGGGCATAGCGCACCTCGATCTGCCTTCTTTTGAGAATGTCGATATTTATCCGTTTGTCGCGCGTTTGCTGCATCTGGATGAGGGCAGAACGATGCCTGAGATCGACGGTTCTCTCCGAATCCTGGGCCGCGCACTTCGGAAATAA
- a CDS encoding tetratricopeptide repeat protein: protein MKNILRFLFIPILAIQISPLHAQDSLSALLKRASSLREGGESRKSIALLQPALQNSGEEASSVELGKAWNLLGASYQDAGLFRDAARCHERAIQILREDSNGKAELASALDNLGSVENWIGTPQVSRALRMSAYRIYGELGDQVGQARTANNLAVIAIHGGDFRTAKRYAKTAQEIAKGSPAIDGDDLAALESVAGTIALHDGQTERAIEHLSRAINSWTQKHGRQHFLVGLGYSLRAQAFAARDEGTQALSDIEEALRIEADVVGRGSAIYWQTQTVHASLLRDFGDLNEASHIEKESDAVMARIKQDQCNQCTTTATGFHPLP, encoded by the coding sequence ATGAAGAACATCCTTCGCTTCTTGTTCATCCCGATACTCGCTATCCAGATTTCGCCACTTCACGCTCAGGACAGCCTTTCTGCCCTCCTGAAGCGGGCGTCCAGCCTCAGAGAGGGTGGAGAAAGCCGTAAATCCATTGCACTCTTGCAGCCAGCTCTCCAGAACAGTGGAGAGGAAGCTTCTTCGGTAGAACTAGGCAAGGCATGGAATCTGCTTGGAGCCTCCTACCAGGACGCAGGACTTTTCCGGGATGCTGCTCGTTGCCATGAGAGGGCAATTCAGATTCTCCGAGAGGACTCCAATGGAAAGGCAGAGCTCGCCTCTGCCTTGGACAATCTCGGTTCGGTAGAAAACTGGATAGGTACGCCCCAAGTCTCCAGAGCGCTACGCATGTCCGCTTATCGGATTTATGGGGAACTAGGCGATCAGGTTGGGCAGGCAAGAACCGCTAATAATCTGGCCGTCATCGCCATTCATGGCGGCGACTTCAGAACAGCTAAGCGTTATGCAAAGACCGCACAAGAGATAGCAAAGGGTTCACCGGCGATAGATGGGGATGATCTCGCTGCACTGGAAAGTGTAGCCGGTACCATCGCGTTACATGATGGTCAGACAGAGAGAGCTATTGAACACTTGAGCCGCGCAATCAACAGTTGGACACAGAAACACGGACGGCAGCACTTCCTTGTCGGACTTGGATACTCGTTACGCGCGCAGGCGTTCGCTGCTAGGGATGAGGGTACGCAAGCTCTCTCCGACATAGAAGAGGCATTGCGTATAGAAGCGGATGTGGTTGGAAGAGGGAGTGCCATATATTGGCAAACCCAGACCGTGCATGCCAGCCTCCTCAGAGACTTTGGGGATCTCAACGAAGCTTCCCACATTGAAAAAGAATCAGATGCTGTAATGGCTCGGATAAAGCAAGATCAGTGCAACCAGTGCACAACGACAGCAACGGGCTTCCATCCTCTTCCATGA
- a CDS encoding LytR/AlgR family response regulator transcription factor encodes MIVDDEVLARDQLRSLLASHPDVEITAECRNGAEAIAYLKAHAVDLLFLDVQMPRIDGFQVVQEVGAAHLPCTIFTTAYHEYAVRAFEIHAIDYLTKPIEAERLNQSITRARERLAAKAAMTTNDQLTNLLLSLQSNGGSTSGFAERFLVKDAEREILLAVDRIDWIEAAEYYCCLHVEGKSFMLRESISEMEKRLNPRKFLRIHRSTIVRLERIREIHRESQTESSVVLNDGRTLRMSRTGRQKLMEYGQV; translated from the coding sequence GTGATCGTTGACGATGAGGTACTAGCAAGAGATCAGTTGCGCTCTCTGTTGGCCTCCCACCCTGACGTAGAGATCACAGCGGAGTGTCGAAACGGAGCTGAGGCCATAGCGTATCTGAAGGCGCATGCAGTCGATCTGCTTTTCCTGGATGTGCAGATGCCACGAATCGACGGGTTTCAGGTAGTGCAGGAAGTAGGCGCGGCTCACCTACCCTGCACCATCTTCACGACCGCATATCACGAGTACGCGGTGCGTGCTTTCGAGATTCATGCGATTGATTACCTGACAAAGCCTATAGAAGCGGAACGACTCAATCAATCCATCACTCGTGCTCGGGAACGACTTGCTGCCAAAGCTGCGATGACGACCAACGACCAACTCACAAATCTATTGCTGAGTCTTCAGTCAAACGGCGGATCTACTTCTGGGTTTGCGGAACGGTTCTTGGTCAAAGACGCCGAAAGAGAGATTCTGCTTGCAGTGGATCGGATCGATTGGATCGAGGCCGCAGAATATTACTGCTGCCTCCATGTGGAGGGAAAATCCTTCATGCTTCGGGAATCCATTTCAGAGATGGAGAAGCGGCTTAATCCCCGTAAGTTTCTGCGGATTCACCGTTCAACTATCGTCCGCTTGGAACGGATTCGGGAGATCCATCGCGAGAGCCAAACAGAGAGTTCGGTTGTCTTGAACGACGGACGCACGCTGCGCATGAGCCGGACAGGACGGCAAAAGCTAATGGAGTACGGACAAGTCTGA
- a CDS encoding TonB-dependent receptor: protein MAVHKLLSLGLALAPLLLPPSIRSQQPCANGIHVDGTVTDTTGAVVPGAELTTTIGERTTSDSIGHYTLTCVTGSSALITARATGFAESKVRVRGQVGSAVHMNIELRLASVQQDVEVNGDVPTASEDGAGTTMLNAKQVEQLPDDPDDLLRELQMLASTSGGSPNEASVLVNGFQGSSMVPPKSSIASIRINPDTFSPEFQWHRSRIEITTKPGADKFHGALFFNDSNSIFNATNPFSTTSTPAGRRRYGVELTGPIRPKKLDFTLAVERREIDEFDIVNAKVLDSSYSVTPLRQTVATPQKLWIGSARIDSQFSKNDIATLSWSANVNDQGNQGVGGLVLQEAGYSNRVSEYDLRLLNTLTLGTNTVQETRIGFAWKRNLQKPNSTSPSLQVAGYFTGGGAISQNLNNRERDLEVDDDVIATRGRHQFDFGLQSITSFVHAYVPSTFNGDYVFGGGSGSELDSGNQPTGGTVNLRPIDQYGRALQNLPGGTPTNYQVTMGNPVVPVTQSQVSLYAQDVMKVLPNLSFTFGLRYQLEIHPNSFHNPRPRFGLVWSPDKKATWTIGAQAGIFTIWDTPANLLEVERLNGSRQSQITVYSPSYRAPLVPVPGSIQVNTRNRFEPGISQAPVFQFAARVAHEFPHHWSGQVSYSFGGTWNSSRIVNINAPKLPSSIGIAPDPTASLMAPRPLAPNLNIMQYQNYGHGQGAVYAATVKQNSLKRLNLNVTYWYLNFRENPQTPQSTYSTQGDSARPDWMRRGGVSGLGVLQLPSRFELSMQFSALPGLPYNITTGTDANGDGVFNDRPSYAAAVGTGVYSTPYGLMTTNTVNGTVPYNVGTMPGWTINLDPNLRRTFVLNPKDRDHLRTLSLNVRSSNVLNHTNVTTVNTVLSSGTVGQPIAAGPARRLELGARFDF from the coding sequence ATGGCCGTGCACAAACTTCTGTCGTTAGGGCTCGCTTTGGCCCCTCTGCTGCTTCCACCTTCGATACGTTCGCAACAGCCTTGCGCTAACGGAATCCACGTGGACGGCACAGTCACAGACACCACGGGCGCCGTAGTCCCAGGAGCGGAGCTTACGACGACCATCGGGGAGAGAACGACCTCAGATTCAATTGGTCACTACACGCTGACTTGTGTGACAGGCTCTTCGGCTTTGATCACAGCGCGAGCTACCGGATTCGCTGAAAGCAAGGTTCGCGTCCGCGGTCAGGTCGGAAGCGCCGTCCATATGAACATCGAACTGCGGTTAGCTTCTGTACAGCAGGACGTCGAAGTAAACGGCGATGTCCCTACTGCAAGCGAAGACGGAGCAGGCACGACCATGTTGAATGCTAAACAAGTTGAACAGCTTCCCGATGATCCGGATGATCTCTTGCGTGAGCTACAAATGCTTGCATCGACTAGCGGAGGAAGTCCGAACGAGGCATCTGTACTCGTGAACGGATTCCAAGGTTCGAGCATGGTGCCGCCGAAAAGTTCGATTGCTTCGATTCGAATCAACCCAGATACTTTCTCGCCTGAATTTCAATGGCATCGCAGCCGCATCGAGATCACAACGAAACCGGGAGCGGACAAGTTCCATGGCGCTCTGTTCTTCAACGACAGCAACAGCATCTTCAATGCAACAAATCCCTTCTCCACTACATCGACTCCTGCGGGAAGAAGACGCTATGGAGTTGAGCTGACTGGCCCAATTCGCCCCAAAAAGCTGGACTTCACCTTAGCTGTAGAGCGCCGCGAGATCGATGAATTCGATATCGTAAATGCCAAAGTGCTCGATTCTTCCTATAGCGTGACGCCGCTGCGCCAGACCGTAGCCACCCCCCAAAAGCTTTGGATCGGATCAGCACGAATTGATTCGCAGTTCAGCAAGAACGACATCGCCACGCTTTCCTGGTCCGCGAATGTCAACGACCAAGGCAATCAGGGAGTGGGCGGTCTCGTATTGCAGGAAGCTGGATATTCCAACAGAGTGAGCGAGTACGACCTGCGACTTCTAAACACCCTGACGCTTGGCACGAATACAGTACAGGAAACGCGAATCGGATTCGCATGGAAACGCAATCTGCAGAAACCGAATTCAACGTCACCGAGTCTTCAGGTTGCCGGGTATTTCACCGGCGGAGGGGCCATAAGCCAAAACCTAAACAATCGTGAACGTGATCTCGAAGTGGACGACGACGTGATCGCGACGCGGGGAAGGCATCAGTTCGACTTCGGCTTGCAGTCCATTACGAGCTTCGTTCATGCGTATGTCCCAAGCACATTTAATGGAGACTACGTCTTTGGCGGCGGAAGTGGATCGGAGCTGGACTCCGGCAACCAGCCAACTGGAGGCACGGTAAACCTAAGACCCATTGACCAATACGGGCGAGCGCTTCAGAATCTTCCGGGTGGAACTCCAACCAACTATCAAGTGACGATGGGAAATCCAGTGGTCCCCGTCACCCAATCTCAAGTGAGCCTTTACGCGCAGGATGTCATGAAGGTTCTACCGAATTTGTCCTTCACGTTTGGCCTCCGTTATCAGCTGGAGATTCATCCGAACAGCTTCCATAATCCTCGACCACGATTCGGACTGGTCTGGTCTCCCGACAAAAAGGCAACCTGGACGATCGGTGCGCAGGCAGGCATCTTCACGATCTGGGATACACCTGCCAACCTCCTCGAAGTCGAGCGACTCAACGGAAGCAGACAGTCGCAAATCACAGTTTATTCTCCCAGCTATAGAGCGCCACTTGTGCCTGTGCCGGGCTCGATTCAAGTAAACACAAGAAATCGGTTCGAGCCTGGGATCAGCCAAGCGCCTGTCTTTCAGTTTGCTGCCCGAGTTGCGCATGAATTCCCACACCATTGGTCGGGGCAGGTGTCGTATAGCTTCGGCGGTACATGGAACTCGTCACGCATCGTGAACATCAATGCCCCCAAACTTCCAAGCAGCATTGGAATAGCTCCCGATCCAACAGCGTCTCTGATGGCCCCGCGTCCTTTGGCTCCGAACCTGAACATCATGCAATATCAGAACTATGGCCACGGCCAGGGCGCTGTGTATGCCGCAACAGTGAAACAGAATAGCCTCAAGCGCCTGAATCTTAACGTTACTTATTGGTATTTGAACTTCAGGGAAAATCCGCAGACACCGCAATCGACCTACAGTACGCAGGGGGATTCAGCCCGTCCCGATTGGATGCGGCGAGGCGGAGTTTCTGGATTGGGTGTGCTTCAGCTCCCTTCGAGGTTCGAGCTGAGTATGCAATTTTCAGCGTTGCCGGGTCTGCCATACAACATCACAACGGGCACAGACGCGAACGGCGATGGAGTTTTCAATGATCGACCTTCCTATGCCGCTGCTGTCGGAACGGGCGTCTACAGCACGCCTTATGGTTTGATGACAACAAACACGGTCAACGGAACTGTGCCCTACAACGTAGGTACGATGCCAGGGTGGACGATCAACCTCGATCCGAACCTGCGGCGTACGTTCGTTCTGAACCCCAAAGACAGAGATCACCTGAGGACTCTCAGCTTGAACGTTCGAAGCTCCAATGTGCTGAACCATACAAACGTGACCACCGTGAATACGGTTCTCTCGTCTGGAACGGTTGGGCAGCCTATCGCCGCCGGCCCAGCGCGACGTCTGGAACTTGGAGCGAGGTTCGATTTCTAA
- a CDS encoding sensor histidine kinase — MSFREVSFDERVDRRSTSIALAVVIVATVILSVITANECHSTFVTLNKQVPYVPSLIFGFVMWAWWGTITIGLWILSLRRPKVLAFRAAYLGFHTLMAVVLAGCHLLLIQATIAVAGSVWNTWGALYAATSYLSVRRFGMELIIYGFVYGASGFLYTHMQRRREAFTRLEIERQLTQAQLKALQMQMEPHFLFNTLNSITSLVTQGRNIEANRTLSHLNTILRTTLQRKAPEKVPFTEELRVVESYLAIQQVRFSDRLSIRIDATEDARQCLVPSFILQPLVENAVQHGIAHSEAGGMIETTAKRIGDDLWLQVRDNGLGEDSPLSTGHGIGLRNTQERLAYFYPGTHRLTAGPLSSGGFEVTIQIPYEQVVA, encoded by the coding sequence ATGAGCTTCAGAGAAGTGTCATTTGATGAACGAGTCGATCGACGGTCCACTTCGATTGCCCTCGCCGTCGTGATAGTCGCGACTGTCATCCTAAGCGTGATAACGGCAAATGAGTGCCACAGCACCTTTGTGACCCTGAACAAACAGGTTCCCTACGTGCCGTCGTTGATCTTTGGTTTCGTGATGTGGGCGTGGTGGGGCACCATCACCATCGGCTTATGGATTTTATCCCTTCGTCGCCCAAAGGTCCTGGCGTTCCGAGCGGCGTACCTCGGATTTCATACATTGATGGCTGTCGTATTGGCTGGCTGCCACCTCTTACTCATCCAAGCGACGATAGCTGTTGCTGGTTCCGTTTGGAACACATGGGGCGCCCTCTACGCCGCAACAAGCTACCTCTCGGTTCGCCGCTTTGGAATGGAACTCATCATTTATGGGTTTGTGTATGGGGCGTCGGGTTTCCTATACACCCACATGCAGAGGAGGCGCGAAGCCTTCACTCGTCTTGAAATCGAAAGGCAACTGACACAGGCGCAGCTAAAAGCACTTCAAATGCAGATGGAACCGCACTTCCTCTTCAACACGCTCAACTCCATCACTAGCCTTGTGACACAGGGCAGAAACATCGAGGCGAATCGGACCCTCTCTCATCTCAATACAATCCTCAGAACAACGCTTCAAAGAAAAGCGCCTGAAAAGGTCCCGTTCACCGAAGAGCTGAGGGTAGTAGAGAGCTACCTGGCTATCCAGCAGGTACGGTTTTCGGACCGCCTCTCGATAAGGATCGATGCGACTGAAGACGCGAGACAGTGTCTCGTTCCTTCGTTCATTCTGCAGCCGCTGGTCGAAAATGCGGTGCAGCACGGCATAGCTCATTCGGAAGCTGGCGGAATGATTGAGACGACAGCCAAGCGGATCGGAGACGACCTCTGGTTGCAAGTACGAGACAACGGCCTCGGCGAAGACTCGCCGCTGAGTACCGGACATGGCATCGGTCTTCGGAATACCCAGGAGCGCCTCGCATACTTCTACCCTGGTACGCACAGGCTGACGGCTGGTCCTCTCTCATCAGGAGGTTTTGAAGTCACGATTCAAATACCGTATGAGCAGGTGGTGGCATGA
- a CDS encoding TonB-dependent receptor domain-containing protein — protein MTDATGALVPGAEVKIDGTDSVKSDSAGHYIFSCVAPGNRVLSVTATGFASQTATVALRRGQTVRLNLKLTLEEVSSQIEVQARSTEGDPGAGVGTTTLNTAQIQQLADDPDDFLRQLQLLGGNVGGSDGATVIVDGFRSAGTLPPKSAISSIRLNPDIFVPEYQSPPWRGATIEIFTKPGLDSYHGALFLTNSNGVFNATNPFSSTTTPAGKQRYGFELSGPLVRQRSDFSLSLEHRAIDEFNIVNAVSLDAQGNQTSVRDTVSAPQRLWIGSARGDWQVSPRDLATISFSSNVNNLGNQGVGGLVLRDSGYSSAVSEHDLRFTNSQPLSASFLHETRIGYSWKRTEDVPSATTTSLQVSGAFTSGGSTLQRLNNRERDLEIDDDAMLTRGKHQLRFGVQSLGQFVHEDTQNTFNGAYIFGGGSGPQLDANNQPTGRTIYLSPLQQYQRALAGLPGGRPTTYQITNGSPLVAFTQWTVGLFAQDIIQATPRFTVSAGLRYQLQTSPTNVGNVLPRLGLAWSPDKKQTWTVHARAGLFASPVDISFVSDAYRLNGVRQRSLTVYSPEYGSPLTPVTGSVSVDSINRLAFNAHQVPSFALSASVEHDFPHHWHVQLWALDALVWGAYRIRNINAPEVASEIGTAPDPISAVMAARPFAPNQNVFQYENSGHLKGPIVGGSITQQSYKHFGFTGSYKFQNVWADVADSINSPQSAYTNAGESSHIEWNHRSQFDFTGFVLLPFKINLSSVLDARNGGRYNFTTGTDNNGDGIFNDRPSFALGTSQANTFQTKYGLMTTDTINGNVQRNLGMMPGTIHLDLNAARVFQLPSKQNQAPKTITFNVRSANVLNHTNVLTVGTVVSSSNLGKPVTADTARRIELGLRFSF, from the coding sequence GTGACCGACGCAACCGGCGCCTTGGTGCCCGGCGCAGAAGTGAAGATCGACGGAACTGACTCCGTGAAATCCGATTCTGCGGGACATTACATCTTCTCCTGTGTCGCCCCTGGCAATCGAGTCCTCTCGGTTACCGCGACTGGATTTGCCTCACAAACAGCGACTGTGGCTCTCCGCAGAGGTCAGACCGTAAGACTTAACCTCAAGCTCACGCTCGAAGAGGTGTCTTCCCAAATCGAGGTTCAGGCGAGGAGCACGGAGGGTGATCCAGGTGCAGGCGTTGGAACCACTACTCTAAACACAGCACAAATCCAGCAGCTCGCGGATGATCCTGACGATTTCCTGAGGCAACTTCAGCTCTTGGGAGGCAACGTTGGTGGCTCCGATGGAGCAACGGTGATTGTCGACGGGTTCAGAAGTGCCGGAACTCTGCCTCCGAAGAGCGCTATCAGTTCGATCCGCCTCAATCCGGACATCTTTGTCCCGGAATATCAATCCCCGCCTTGGCGTGGTGCGACGATTGAGATCTTCACCAAGCCTGGCTTGGACTCCTACCACGGAGCTTTGTTCCTGACGAACAGCAACGGCGTATTCAATGCAACGAATCCGTTCTCGAGTACAACAACGCCCGCAGGGAAGCAGCGGTATGGCTTCGAGTTGAGTGGTCCTCTTGTGCGACAACGCAGCGACTTCTCCTTGAGTTTGGAACACCGAGCGATCGACGAATTCAACATTGTCAACGCGGTGAGCCTTGACGCCCAAGGCAATCAGACTTCGGTTCGCGACACGGTTTCAGCCCCCCAAAGGCTCTGGATCGGTTCGGCTCGCGGGGACTGGCAGGTTTCGCCGCGCGACCTCGCGACAATCTCGTTCTCCTCGAACGTAAACAACCTCGGAAATCAGGGTGTCGGCGGCTTGGTTCTTCGTGACTCTGGATACTCCAGCGCTGTTAGTGAACACGATCTGCGTTTCACCAACAGCCAGCCTTTGAGTGCGTCATTCTTGCATGAAACGCGCATCGGCTACTCGTGGAAGCGAACCGAAGACGTTCCTTCCGCGACCACTACTTCTCTTCAGGTCTCAGGAGCGTTCACCTCAGGTGGAAGCACCTTGCAGCGCTTGAACAATCGAGAGCGTGATTTGGAGATTGACGACGATGCGATGCTCACGCGTGGAAAGCACCAGCTACGGTTCGGTGTACAGTCTCTCGGTCAATTCGTTCATGAAGACACACAAAATACGTTCAACGGGGCGTACATCTTCGGCGGCGGCAGCGGTCCGCAACTCGACGCTAACAATCAACCGACGGGCCGCACCATTTACCTATCCCCCCTTCAGCAGTACCAGCGCGCTCTGGCCGGGCTCCCTGGAGGGCGGCCTACTACCTACCAGATCACAAACGGAAGCCCGCTCGTGGCATTCACACAGTGGACTGTGGGCTTGTTTGCGCAGGACATCATACAGGCGACTCCTCGCTTCACCGTGTCGGCAGGACTCCGCTACCAGTTGCAGACCTCACCCACGAATGTCGGAAACGTCCTTCCTCGTTTGGGGTTGGCATGGTCTCCGGACAAGAAGCAGACTTGGACGGTCCATGCACGTGCAGGACTATTCGCTTCGCCGGTAGACATCTCTTTCGTCTCGGACGCATATCGGCTCAACGGTGTTCGTCAGCGGAGTCTCACGGTGTATTCACCTGAGTACGGTTCTCCCCTGACGCCGGTAACGGGCTCCGTATCGGTCGACTCCATCAATCGATTGGCTTTCAATGCCCATCAAGTCCCATCTTTCGCTTTGAGCGCTAGTGTGGAGCATGATTTCCCACACCATTGGCATGTTCAGTTGTGGGCGCTGGACGCCTTGGTGTGGGGCGCATACCGCATCAGGAACATCAACGCCCCAGAAGTTGCCTCGGAGATTGGGACAGCTCCTGACCCTATTTCAGCCGTGATGGCCGCTAGACCGTTCGCACCGAACCAAAACGTCTTCCAATACGAGAATTCAGGGCACCTCAAAGGACCTATCGTTGGAGGCTCCATTACGCAGCAAAGCTATAAGCACTTCGGTTTTACAGGCAGCTACAAGTTTCAGAATGTCTGGGCCGACGTTGCAGATTCGATCAACAGCCCGCAATCGGCCTACACAAACGCCGGGGAAAGCTCACACATTGAGTGGAATCATCGCAGCCAATTCGACTTCACAGGATTCGTTCTTCTGCCCTTCAAGATCAATCTCTCGTCGGTTCTCGATGCGCGCAACGGCGGGCGGTACAACTTCACGACAGGCACCGACAACAACGGCGATGGCATCTTCAATGATCGTCCGTCGTTTGCGCTCGGTACCAGCCAGGCAAATACCTTTCAGACCAAGTATGGGCTGATGACGACTGACACGATCAATGGGAATGTGCAGAGAAACCTCGGCATGATGCCCGGAACGATCCACCTCGACCTGAATGCTGCACGAGTCTTCCAGTTGCCTTCGAAGCAAAATCAGGCACCCAAGACAATCACCTTCAATGTACGAAGCGCAAATGTCTTAAATCACACCAACGTGCTCACGGTTGGAACGGTCGTCTCCTCTTCCAATCTTGGCAAGCCCGTTACCGCCGACACTGCACGAAGGATTGAGTTGGGGCTTCGATTCTCGTTTTAG
- a CDS encoding sensor histidine kinase: MSDSNGTKLLPVRPGAALTVVSLISGILAFEVARECHQNLQLSGFHASFTPSLLYGCVIWLWWIPVTILLWNFAARWPSILKPSARMIAAQLAISGALAAAHLLFIQYTVRFAAAEWSSWGDLYRTHRVDDPEHFGVEIVIYGFIYGICAFLYSRMQGRNAFVQKLEIERQLSEAQLQALQMQMEPHFLFNTLNAITSLVSQRKTDEAMETLAHLNTILRTTLQRRSPTKVPFTEELQLVESYLAIQKVRFADRIEIDIQTTSEARKGLVPSFLLQPLVENAVRHGIESKKSGGRIETRAEKLGDKLWMRVCDNGNGTSSARSQGHGIGLNNIKERLSFFYPDMHQLEIESPPNGGYQVTIQIPFEEGPACN; the protein is encoded by the coding sequence ATGAGTGACTCTAACGGCACGAAGCTTCTTCCAGTGCGACCCGGCGCGGCGCTTACCGTGGTTTCGTTAATCTCAGGAATTCTCGCGTTTGAAGTTGCAAGGGAATGCCATCAGAATCTTCAGTTAAGCGGTTTCCACGCGTCCTTCACGCCATCTCTTCTCTATGGATGCGTGATCTGGCTTTGGTGGATTCCGGTAACGATTCTGCTCTGGAACTTCGCCGCACGATGGCCGTCCATACTGAAGCCTTCAGCACGAATGATCGCTGCTCAACTCGCGATATCGGGAGCACTCGCAGCTGCTCACTTGCTCTTCATCCAATACACCGTCAGGTTTGCCGCCGCTGAATGGTCTAGTTGGGGAGATCTCTACAGAACGCATCGAGTGGATGATCCTGAGCACTTCGGTGTCGAGATCGTCATCTATGGATTCATCTATGGCATTTGCGCCTTCCTTTATTCGCGAATGCAGGGACGGAATGCCTTCGTGCAAAAGCTTGAGATAGAGCGCCAGCTTTCCGAGGCGCAACTCCAAGCCTTGCAAATGCAGATGGAGCCGCATTTCCTCTTCAATACTCTGAACGCCATCACAAGTCTTGTGTCGCAGCGCAAGACTGACGAAGCCATGGAAACGCTCGCACACCTGAATACGATCTTGCGGACGACGCTGCAGCGGCGGAGCCCTACCAAGGTCCCTTTTACTGAGGAACTCCAACTCGTCGAAAGCTACCTGGCGATTCAGAAGGTGCGTTTCGCGGACCGCATCGAAATCGATATTCAGACGACATCGGAGGCACGCAAGGGACTCGTTCCATCATTTCTTCTGCAACCATTGGTGGAAAACGCGGTGCGTCATGGGATCGAATCGAAGAAGTCCGGGGGGCGAATCGAAACACGAGCAGAGAAGCTTGGAGACAAGCTATGGATGAGGGTATGCGACAACGGGAACGGCACGTCTTCAGCACGTTCCCAAGGACATGGCATTGGGCTAAATAACATCAAAGAACGGCTGTCCTTCTTTTACCCCGATATGCATCAGCTCGAGATTGAATCGCCGCCCAACGGCGGCTATCAGGTGACCATCCAAATTCCGTTTGAGGAAGGTCCTGCATGCAATTGA